The following are from one region of the Staphylococcus argenteus genome:
- a CDS encoding TIGR01741 family protein, with protein sequence MTFEENLSEMYNEIANKISSMIPVEWGKVYAMAYVNERSGEVFYNYTEPRSDELFYYTSVLNKYNISRSEFMDSVYELYKQFDKLRELFIEEGLEPWTSCEFDFTRDGKLNVSFDYIDWANSEFGQMGREHYYMYKKFGIWPEKEYAINWVKEIEQYVKEQEEAEDR encoded by the coding sequence ATGACTTTTGAGGAAAATTTAAGTGAAATGTATAACGAGATTGCAAATAAGATTAGCAGCATGATACCAGTAGAGTGGGGAAAAGTATATGCAATGGCTTATGTAAATGAAAGAAGTGGAGAAGTGTTCTACAATTATACTGAACCAAGAAGTGATGAATTATTTTACTATACGAGCGTGTTAAATAAATATAATATATCGAGATCAGAATTTATGGACTCAGTATATGAATTATATAAGCAATTTGATAAATTAAGAGAGTTGTTTATAGAAGAAGGACTCGAACCATGGACATCATGTGAATTTGACTTTACAAGAGATGGTAAATTAAACGTATCTTTTGATTATATTGATTGGGCGAATTCAGAGTTTGGACAAATGGGAAGAGAACATTATTATATGTATAAAAAATTTGGAATTTGGCCTGAAAAAGAATATGCCATAAATTGGGTTA